The following coding sequences are from one Enterococcus sp. 4G2_DIV0659 window:
- the greA gene encoding transcription elongation factor GreA, producing MVEKVFPMTLEGKEKLEQELEELKTVKRKEIVERIKIARSFGDLSENSEYESAKDEQAFVEGKITTLENMIRFAQIIDNDGVDSDEVSIGKTVTFIELPDGEEEEYTIVGSAEADPFSGKISNDSPIAQALIGKRLDDQVAIATPGGDMQVKITKVS from the coding sequence ATGGTAGAAAAAGTATTTCCTATGACCCTTGAAGGGAAAGAAAAATTAGAACAAGAATTAGAAGAACTAAAAACAGTTAAACGAAAAGAAATCGTTGAACGTATAAAAATTGCTAGAAGCTTTGGTGATCTATCAGAAAACTCAGAATACGAATCAGCAAAAGATGAGCAAGCTTTTGTAGAAGGTAAAATCACGACCTTAGAGAATATGATTCGCTTTGCGCAAATCATTGACAATGATGGCGTTGATTCAGATGAAGTGTCAATCGGAAAGACAGTGACCTTTATCGAATTACCTGATGGGGAAGAAGAAGAGTATACCATTGTAGGAAGTGCTGAAGCAGATCCTTTTTCTGGTAAAATCTCAAATGATTCACCAATTGCTCAAGCGTTGATAGGTAAACGCTTGGATGATCAAGTTGCAATTGCAACACCAGGCGGAGATATGCAAGTTAAAATTACAAAAGTGAGCTAA
- the mltG gene encoding endolytic transglycosylase MltG codes for MADDNQNNQDHSTSSFKDQVLRSLRGEDIGNDDSASSEHNAQNLSQHNEAEYNRENAHYNKQEEPVTLENMESVGSRSAEHHSTINNEPLESNRQAPKKEPENKRTRKREDRIVSRIVLIVASVLLLVIAIFGFTFYKYVDAGLQPLNKKDNKLVQVHIPEDSSNKKIASILEESKVIKSGMVFNYYAKFKNLTNFQAGYYQMSPDMSLDEIGTLLREGGTAEPTQLADGKVTIPEGFDIDKIGDAIEKNTKFKKNQFIELMENQEFFNTMNQKYPELLGSVAQATDVRYRFEGYLFPATYDYYKEITLEEFVEKMIDKSNNVMEPFIPMVHAKGMTIHQVLTLASLVEKEGVKEEDRKKIAQVFFNRIAANMPLQSDISILYALGEHKELVSYTDLEVDSPYNLYKNTGYGPGPMDSPSEQAINAVLNPTPNNYLYFVADISTGNVYFAETYEEHQEFVAKYVNKETQKSE; via the coding sequence TTGGCAGATGATAACCAAAATAATCAAGATCATTCCACGTCTTCATTTAAAGACCAAGTCTTGCGTTCATTGCGAGGAGAAGATATTGGTAATGATGATTCAGCTTCCTCTGAACATAACGCTCAGAATTTATCGCAGCATAACGAAGCAGAATATAATAGAGAAAATGCACATTACAATAAGCAGGAAGAGCCGGTGACTCTAGAAAACATGGAATCTGTTGGTTCCAGAAGTGCAGAGCATCATTCAACAATTAACAATGAACCATTAGAAAGCAATAGGCAAGCGCCTAAAAAAGAACCTGAGAATAAACGAACTAGAAAACGAGAAGATCGAATTGTGAGTCGAATCGTATTGATTGTAGCCTCTGTTTTATTATTGGTAATTGCTATTTTCGGTTTTACCTTTTATAAATATGTAGATGCAGGATTACAACCATTAAACAAAAAAGATAATAAATTAGTTCAAGTTCATATTCCAGAAGACTCATCTAATAAAAAAATTGCAAGTATCTTGGAAGAAAGTAAAGTAATCAAAAGCGGTATGGTTTTTAATTACTATGCAAAATTTAAAAATTTAACCAATTTTCAAGCTGGTTATTATCAAATGTCACCTGACATGTCGCTAGATGAGATTGGTACTTTATTGCGAGAAGGCGGTACAGCAGAACCTACGCAACTTGCGGATGGAAAAGTAACGATACCAGAAGGATTTGATATTGATAAAATTGGGGATGCAATCGAAAAAAATACAAAATTTAAGAAAAACCAATTTATTGAATTAATGGAAAATCAAGAATTTTTCAACACGATGAATCAAAAATACCCTGAACTATTAGGTAGTGTGGCGCAAGCGACAGATGTTCGTTATCGCTTTGAAGGGTACCTATTCCCCGCTACGTATGATTACTACAAAGAGATAACACTAGAAGAGTTTGTCGAAAAAATGATTGATAAATCGAACAATGTAATGGAACCATTTATTCCGATGGTTCATGCAAAAGGAATGACCATTCATCAAGTTTTGACATTGGCATCACTTGTTGAAAAAGAAGGGGTAAAAGAAGAGGATCGCAAAAAAATTGCCCAAGTTTTCTTCAACCGCATTGCTGCAAATATGCCGTTACAATCAGATATTTCCATTTTATATGCGTTAGGTGAGCATAAAGAATTGGTTTCTTATACTGACCTAGAAGTAGATTCACCTTATAACCTCTATAAAAATACTGGTTATGGGCCAGGACCAATGGATAGTCCTAGTGAGCAAGCGATTAACGCAGTGTTGAATCCAACACCGAATAATTATCTTTATTTCGTTGCTGATATTTCAACAGGAAATGTTTATTTTGCTGAAACCTATGAAGAGCATCAAGAATTTGTTGCTAAATATGTAAATAAAGAAACTCAAAAAAGTGAATAG
- the nox gene encoding H2O-forming NADH oxidase, with the protein MGKTKTVIVGANHAGIAAANTLLDTYPDQEVVMIDRNTNLSYLGCGTALWVGRQIDSYENLFYTNKEAFETKGAKIYMETTVEGVDFEQKTVHCKKHNGEEFTESYDKLILATGSAPINPEIPGRSLKNVEFLKLFQDGQIVDAAMAKEEVKTVAVIGAGYIGVEIAEAAKRRGKKVLLFDAAQRCLPNYYDKWFTDDMDKVLADNGIELHYNELAKEYKGQEKVEAIVTDKGEYSVDLVINAIGFRPNNELGKDHLELFTNGAYLVDLHQQTSDPNVYAVGDCSTIFSNAVQQTTYIALATNAVRSGIVAAHNIGGTSLESIGVQGSNGISIFGYHMVSTGLTVQEAEKLGFKVKYTEFEDLQKPGFMKENNKVKIRIVYEEASRRIVGAQMASYEDISMGIHMFSLAIEEKVTIDKLKLLDIFFLPHFNQPYNYITMAALSAE; encoded by the coding sequence ATGGGCAAAACAAAAACAGTTATTGTAGGGGCAAATCATGCAGGAATTGCGGCAGCGAATACATTATTAGACACGTATCCAGATCAAGAAGTAGTGATGATCGATCGAAATACAAACCTCAGCTACTTAGGTTGCGGAACTGCATTATGGGTAGGACGTCAAATCGATTCATACGAGAACCTATTTTATACGAATAAAGAAGCCTTCGAAACAAAAGGAGCCAAAATCTATATGGAAACAACGGTAGAAGGCGTTGATTTTGAACAAAAAACCGTTCACTGCAAAAAACATAATGGAGAAGAATTTACAGAAAGCTACGATAAATTGATTTTGGCGACAGGTTCAGCACCGATTAATCCTGAGATACCGGGGCGTAGTTTAAAAAATGTTGAGTTTCTAAAACTTTTCCAAGATGGACAAATCGTAGATGCTGCTATGGCCAAAGAAGAGGTTAAAACAGTTGCTGTGATTGGAGCCGGTTATATTGGTGTTGAAATTGCAGAAGCAGCGAAGCGTCGTGGCAAAAAAGTGTTATTATTTGATGCAGCGCAAAGATGTTTACCCAATTATTATGATAAATGGTTTACAGATGATATGGACAAAGTATTAGCAGATAATGGCATTGAGTTGCATTATAATGAGTTAGCCAAAGAATACAAAGGGCAGGAAAAAGTAGAAGCGATTGTAACGGATAAAGGAGAGTATTCTGTAGACTTGGTAATCAATGCTATTGGTTTTAGACCAAATAATGAATTAGGTAAAGATCATTTAGAATTATTTACTAATGGTGCATACCTTGTCGATTTACATCAACAAACTAGCGATCCGAATGTCTATGCTGTAGGAGATTGTTCAACCATTTTTTCAAATGCTGTCCAACAAACAACATACATTGCCTTAGCGACAAATGCGGTTCGATCAGGTATTGTTGCAGCCCATAATATAGGTGGGACGTCATTAGAATCTATCGGTGTACAAGGATCAAATGGGATTTCTATTTTTGGCTATCACATGGTTTCTACAGGTTTAACCGTTCAAGAAGCGGAAAAATTAGGCTTTAAAGTAAAATACACTGAGTTTGAAGATTTACAAAAACCTGGATTTATGAAGGAAAATAATAAAGTAAAAATTAGAATTGTATATGAAGAAGCCTCACGTCGCATCGTCGGTGCGCAAATGGCTTCATATGAGGATATTTCGATGGGGATTCATATGTTCTCGTTAGCTATTGAAGAAAAAGTAACCATTGATAAGTTGAAATTATTAGATATTTTCTTCTTACCTCACTTTAATCAACCTTACAATTATATTACAATGGCTGCTCTTAGTGCAGAATAA
- a CDS encoding cupin domain-containing protein: MEKNQAYWISQLELEPHPEGGYFKQLLCSKQSLHVAPDKTRPYYTSIYFLLTQENPSHFHRLNSDEVWYYHYGSPLSIHMIHPDGRYEIVQLGNNLEKGDVLQAVVPSNVIFGSTVEGDRQFSLVSCMVSPGFDYQDFELFTKDQLISIYPEHQEIIEHLAYDQLQE, encoded by the coding sequence ATGGAAAAAAATCAAGCATATTGGATTTCACAACTTGAACTGGAGCCTCATCCAGAAGGTGGTTATTTCAAACAACTTCTATGTTCCAAACAATCACTACATGTTGCTCCTGATAAAACACGTCCGTACTATACTAGTATTTATTTTCTACTCACACAGGAAAACCCTTCACACTTTCATCGATTAAACTCTGATGAAGTTTGGTATTATCATTATGGTTCACCATTAAGTATCCACATGATACATCCTGATGGTCGGTACGAAATTGTTCAACTAGGGAATAATTTGGAAAAAGGGGACGTATTACAAGCAGTCGTGCCGAGCAACGTGATTTTTGGTTCTACGGTTGAAGGCGATCGTCAATTTTCTTTAGTAAGCTGCATGGTTTCCCCTGGATTTGATTATCAAGATTTTGAACTCTTTACAAAAGATCAGTTAATTTCTATTTATCCAGAGCATCAAGAAATTATTGAGCATTTGGCTTACGACCAACTTCAAGAATAA
- a CDS encoding HAD family hydrolase: MLYKTILFDLDGTVTDSAEGIINSVSYALEKMNIQVPERTQLYSFIGPPLNDSFKQFYQLNDASAKQAVNYYRDYYQEKGMYENKVYQNIPEVLGMLKKAGCKLYIATSKPEMYAIKILTHFALANYFDGIYGASLDGNRSKKGEIICYALEKAKITNRQETIMIGDRRHDILGAKENGLASMGVLYGFGAISELKDAGATYIVEKPADIVATIIKRKEDETKVFNSERNLQL; the protein is encoded by the coding sequence ATGCTGTATAAAACAATTTTATTCGATTTAGATGGAACGGTCACAGATTCTGCTGAAGGGATCATCAACTCGGTGAGCTATGCTTTAGAAAAAATGAACATACAAGTGCCAGAACGAACGCAATTGTATTCTTTTATCGGTCCCCCTTTAAATGACTCATTTAAGCAATTCTACCAGTTAAATGATGCATCCGCGAAACAGGCTGTAAATTATTATCGTGATTACTATCAAGAAAAAGGAATGTATGAAAACAAAGTATATCAAAATATTCCAGAAGTGCTAGGGATGTTGAAAAAAGCAGGATGCAAGCTTTATATCGCAACATCTAAACCTGAAATGTATGCGATAAAAATCTTAACGCATTTTGCTTTAGCAAACTATTTTGACGGTATTTATGGTGCTAGTTTGGATGGAAATCGTTCAAAAAAAGGAGAGATCATCTGTTACGCGTTAGAAAAAGCAAAAATTACAAACCGACAGGAAACAATAATGATAGGAGATCGCCGTCATGACATACTAGGTGCCAAGGAAAATGGCTTAGCTAGCATGGGTGTATTGTATGGATTTGGGGCTATTTCTGAGCTGAAGGATGCAGGTGCAACGTATATCGTTGAAAAACCAGCAGATATAGTAGCGACAATTATCAAAAGAAAAGAGGACGAAACAAAAGTGTTTAACTCCGAGAGAAACCTTCAACTCTAA
- a CDS encoding SPFH domain-containing protein: protein MLVILIIIGGYCFYLGMTDERFGMITLSLILWMISALFLSSLTIVSPNQAKAILFFGQYLGTIKENGLFITTPLTQKINVSLKVRNFNSSLLKVNDSDGNPVEISAVVVFKVVDTAKALFDVDRYQEFIEIQSETAIRHIATQYPYDTFNDDDVTLRGNTTEVSEEMAKELQERLSVAGVEVIETRLNHLAYATEIASAMLQRQQAKAILSARQTIVEGAVSMTQMALEQIENGQEINFTDDRKVQLINNLLVSIITDKGTQPVINTGDVHER from the coding sequence GTGTTGGTCATTTTAATTATTATTGGTGGGTATTGTTTTTATTTAGGCATGACTGATGAACGTTTTGGAATGATTACGCTTAGTTTGATTTTGTGGATGATTTCCGCTTTATTTTTAAGTTCCTTGACCATTGTTAGCCCAAATCAAGCCAAAGCAATCTTGTTTTTTGGACAATATTTAGGCACTATTAAAGAAAACGGCCTATTTATAACAACACCATTAACTCAAAAAATAAATGTATCATTAAAAGTGCGCAACTTTAATAGCTCGCTACTAAAAGTGAATGATTCGGATGGAAACCCTGTTGAGATTTCCGCTGTTGTGGTGTTTAAAGTAGTTGATACGGCCAAAGCTCTGTTCGATGTTGATCGCTACCAAGAGTTTATTGAGATCCAAAGCGAGACAGCGATTCGTCATATTGCGACCCAGTACCCATACGATACATTTAATGACGATGACGTAACATTACGTGGAAATACAACTGAAGTTTCAGAAGAAATGGCCAAAGAATTACAAGAACGCTTATCTGTCGCAGGGGTTGAAGTCATAGAGACACGGTTAAATCATCTAGCCTATGCCACTGAAATTGCCAGCGCAATGTTACAAAGACAACAAGCAAAAGCAATCCTATCAGCTCGTCAAACGATAGTTGAAGGTGCTGTCTCTATGACACAGATGGCGCTAGAACAAATAGAAAATGGGCAAGAGATTAACTTTACAGATGATCGTAAAGTACAATTGATCAATAATCTTTTAGTATCGATCATAACAGATAAAGGGACTCAGCCTGTGATTAATACAGGAGATGTTCATGAACGCTAG
- a CDS encoding ring-cleaving dioxygenase: protein MDTQIRGIHHVTAITSSAKKIYRLFTDVLGLRLIKKTVNQDDIETYHLYFTDDLGSAGTDMTFFDFPGIPKGTKGTNAISRTSFRVKNDASLTYWINRFNEKNIEHGEIQERFGKKYVAFEDFDNQRYQLISDENNHGVSAGVPWKKTDVPAEHALIGLGPVFVTVSDFEHMQRVLVEVLGFKLVDAQGSFHLFEVGEGGNGGSIIVEHRDDLPVAQEGFGNVHHLALRVDDQEALRFWINKISQLQFPHSGFVERFYFESEYFRAAPHILFELATDGPGFLEDETYEAAGEKLSLPPFLEEKRKEIEEFVRPFDTSDANKMRG, encoded by the coding sequence ATGGATACACAAATTCGCGGCATTCATCACGTAACAGCAATCACATCAAGTGCAAAGAAAATCTATCGTCTCTTTACAGATGTTTTAGGATTGCGCTTAATAAAAAAAACAGTTAATCAAGATGACATTGAAACCTATCATCTTTATTTTACTGATGATCTTGGCTCTGCTGGCACAGATATGACCTTTTTTGATTTTCCAGGAATTCCAAAAGGTACTAAAGGAACAAATGCCATTTCTCGTACATCATTTCGTGTTAAAAACGATGCTTCTTTAACTTATTGGATCAATCGTTTTAATGAAAAGAATATTGAACATGGTGAAATACAAGAACGGTTTGGGAAAAAATATGTGGCATTCGAAGACTTTGATAATCAACGCTACCAATTGATTTCAGATGAAAATAATCACGGTGTTTCTGCTGGTGTCCCTTGGAAAAAAACAGACGTTCCAGCTGAACATGCTTTGATTGGATTAGGTCCTGTTTTTGTCACTGTTTCAGATTTTGAACATATGCAACGTGTGTTAGTTGAGGTTTTAGGATTTAAACTAGTGGATGCACAGGGAAGTTTTCATTTATTTGAAGTTGGCGAAGGCGGTAATGGTGGTAGTATTATTGTTGAGCATCGTGACGATCTTCCAGTAGCACAAGAAGGTTTTGGAAATGTGCATCACTTAGCACTTCGTGTTGATGATCAAGAAGCATTACGCTTTTGGATTAATAAAATCAGCCAACTTCAATTTCCTCATTCCGGTTTTGTGGAACGTTTTTACTTTGAATCTGAGTATTTCAGAGCAGCCCCACATATTTTATTTGAGTTAGCAACTGATGGTCCTGGTTTCTTAGAAGATGAAACATATGAAGCAGCAGGTGAAAAACTATCTTTACCACCGTTTTTAGAAGAAAAGAGAAAAGAAATCGAAGAATTTGTTCGACCTTTTGATACTTCTGATGCTAATAAGATGCGTGGATAA
- a CDS encoding flavin reductase family protein, protein MLHYSAKSLSQKQAYKFLSGSIIPRPIAWVTTLNADNKTVNAAPFSFFNAAASDIPLATLSILRRNGQIKDTAKNIIERNELVIHLVDDQVVESMNQTAASLPFGQSEITLNQIETVTSKTVSVPAIKKAPIRMEARLHQYVPIKNHDGHIITDLFIVEVTDFYFDETVFDREHEYILPEKFNPIARLAGNTYAHIDTLFDVNRPD, encoded by the coding sequence ATGTTACATTATTCAGCAAAATCTCTATCCCAAAAACAAGCGTATAAGTTTTTATCCGGCAGTATTATTCCTCGTCCAATCGCATGGGTAACAACGTTAAATGCAGATAACAAGACAGTAAATGCGGCACCATTCAGTTTTTTCAATGCTGCCGCATCTGACATTCCGTTAGCAACCTTATCTATTCTAAGGCGAAACGGGCAGATAAAAGATACTGCTAAAAATATCATTGAACGCAATGAGTTAGTCATCCACTTAGTCGATGATCAAGTCGTTGAATCAATGAATCAGACCGCAGCATCACTCCCTTTTGGTCAAAGCGAAATCACGCTAAACCAAATAGAAACAGTTACTAGCAAAACGGTTTCAGTTCCTGCAATCAAAAAAGCCCCCATTCGTATGGAGGCCCGTTTACATCAATATGTTCCAATTAAAAATCATGATGGTCATATTATTACTGACTTATTTATTGTAGAAGTCACCGACTTTTATTTTGATGAAACTGTTTTTGATCGAGAGCATGAATATATTTTGCCTGAAAAGTTCAACCCAATTGCACGCTTAGCGGGAAATACTTATGCCCATATCGATACATTATTTGATGTAAATAGACCAGATTGA
- a CDS encoding gamma carbonic anhydrase family protein, which translates to MTKENFIAASADVYGDVTLAKDSSVWFQCVLRADNNSITINAGSNIQDGTVIHVDEEAPVFIGENVTVGHLCMLHGCTIEDGALIGMNSTILNHAKIGKNSLIGAGSLITEGTEIPSNVLAFGRPAKVIRPLTREEIRKNKENAQHYVELAKRFMDEKFPRMT; encoded by the coding sequence ATGACGAAAGAAAACTTTATTGCAGCGAGTGCGGATGTTTATGGAGATGTGACACTTGCTAAAGATAGCAGTGTATGGTTTCAATGCGTATTAAGAGCGGATAATAATTCAATTACGATTAATGCAGGAAGTAATATTCAAGATGGAACGGTGATTCATGTTGATGAAGAAGCACCCGTTTTTATTGGTGAAAATGTAACCGTGGGACATCTTTGTATGCTACATGGTTGTACTATAGAAGATGGTGCATTGATAGGAATGAATTCCACTATTTTAAACCACGCGAAAATCGGGAAAAATAGCTTAATTGGGGCAGGATCATTAATTACTGAGGGGACGGAGATTCCGTCTAATGTATTAGCATTTGGACGTCCGGCTAAAGTAATTCGTCCGCTAACAAGAGAAGAAATACGCAAGAACAAGGAAAATGCTCAGCATTATGTGGAATTAGCAAAGAGATTCATGGACGAGAAGTTTCCTAGAATGACTTAG
- the efrB gene encoding multidrug efflux ABC transporter subunit EfrB encodes MKKALSSIRRLSRYISPYKGTFILVIIFTILTVAFNAALPYVSGLPITEISNNVAAGDGLNYAYIIKCLIWILLVGLGYCGAQFLSGFLMATVVQHSMRDLRRDIDEKINRLPVSYFDKNQQGNILSRVTNDVDAVSNAMQQSFINIVSAILGIVMAVVMMFYINWLMALISIVMIPLSLLISKTIVGISQKYFQGMQNALGDLNGYVQENMTGFSVLKLYGREKETLEGFKNVNHNLNSFGFKAAFISGLMLPLVQMTAYGAYIGMAVLGSYYVITGVIVVGQLQAFIQYIWQISQPMGNITQLSAALQSASAATTRVFEILDEPEEEVNQSDIALPETIHGSVQFENVRFSYDPAKPLIKNLNFKVEAGQTVAIVGPTGAGKTTLINLLMRFYDVTEGAIKIDGIDTKKMDRSDVRSVFGMVLQDAWLYEGTIADNIRFGKLDATDYEIVDAAKTANVDHFIRTMPDGYEMEINSEGDNVSLGQKQLLTIARAVISDPRILILDEATSSVDTRLEALIQKAMDRVMEGRTSFVIAHRLSTIREADLILVMNQGEIIEKGTHNELLEQGGFYEKLYNSQFAEDGDYD; translated from the coding sequence ATGAAAAAAGCCCTCTCTTCTATTCGACGCTTAAGTAGATATATCAGTCCATACAAAGGAACATTTATTTTGGTCATTATTTTTACGATTTTGACTGTAGCCTTTAATGCAGCATTGCCCTATGTTTCAGGTTTACCGATTACTGAAATTAGTAATAATGTCGCAGCAGGAGATGGATTGAATTACGCCTATATTATCAAATGTTTGATCTGGATATTACTTGTTGGCCTAGGCTATTGCGGTGCTCAATTTCTATCAGGATTTTTGATGGCGACTGTTGTTCAGCATTCTATGCGCGATTTACGTCGAGATATTGATGAAAAAATCAATCGTTTACCAGTTTCTTATTTTGATAAAAATCAGCAAGGAAATATCTTGTCTCGTGTGACGAATGATGTTGACGCTGTTAGTAACGCGATGCAACAAAGTTTCATCAATATCGTTTCGGCGATTCTTGGAATTGTCATGGCTGTTGTAATGATGTTTTATATCAACTGGTTGATGGCGTTGATTTCGATTGTGATGATTCCGCTATCGTTGTTAATTTCAAAAACAATTGTTGGAATCTCTCAAAAGTATTTCCAAGGCATGCAAAATGCTCTTGGTGATTTAAATGGATACGTCCAAGAAAACATGACTGGTTTTAGCGTGTTAAAACTCTATGGACGAGAAAAAGAAACATTAGAAGGATTTAAAAATGTAAATCATAACCTCAATAGCTTTGGGTTTAAAGCAGCGTTTATCTCTGGTTTGATGTTACCACTTGTACAAATGACTGCGTATGGTGCGTATATTGGAATGGCCGTTTTAGGTAGTTATTATGTGATTACAGGTGTAATTGTGGTTGGGCAGTTGCAAGCATTCATTCAATATATTTGGCAAATCAGTCAGCCGATGGGGAATATTACCCAATTGTCGGCAGCTTTACAAAGTGCTTCTGCTGCAACGACAAGGGTTTTTGAAATCTTGGATGAACCAGAAGAAGAAGTCAATCAATCTGATATCGCCTTACCAGAAACCATTCATGGTTCTGTTCAGTTTGAAAATGTTCGCTTTAGCTACGATCCTGCGAAGCCTTTAATTAAAAATTTGAACTTTAAGGTGGAAGCGGGACAAACCGTTGCTATCGTTGGACCGACTGGTGCGGGGAAAACAACCTTAATCAACTTGCTGATGCGCTTTTATGATGTAACTGAAGGTGCCATCAAAATTGACGGTATTGATACGAAAAAAATGGATCGAAGTGATGTGCGTTCAGTCTTTGGTATGGTTTTACAAGATGCTTGGCTATACGAAGGAACAATTGCAGATAACATCCGTTTTGGGAAATTAGATGCAACAGATTATGAAATTGTTGATGCAGCGAAGACAGCCAATGTTGACCATTTTATCCGTACGATGCCAGATGGTTATGAGATGGAAATCAATTCTGAAGGAGACAATGTTTCCTTGGGGCAAAAACAATTGTTAACAATTGCTAGAGCGGTGATTTCTGATCCGCGTATTTTGATCTTAGATGAAGCAACAAGTTCTGTAGATACTCGTTTAGAGGCGTTGATTCAAAAAGCGATGGATCGTGTGATGGAGGGGCGCACAAGTTTTGTGATTGCTCATCGATTGTCAACGATTCGTGAAGCGGACTTAATTCTTGTAATGAACCAAGGAGAAATCATTGAAAAAGGAACACATAATGAGCTATTAGAACAAGGTGGCTTTTATGAAAAATTATATAACAGCCAATTTGCCGAAGATGGCGATTATGATTAA